The genomic DNA TTTTCTTTTCAAAGGGCTCTTTGTATAAGGCTCTTTTCGTATCCATTGTGGCTAATTCATCTCAATTTTTATTAAATCTTCCATTTCATCGTTGGTTTCCAGCAAAAATAGACGGATCTAGCTGCAGTGGCTATGGACTCGGGCATTTGTCAGCCCACTACGTGAAGCAGGCTTCACTGCGTGTTCTGCCAGATGCCTGCCGTCCCTGGGCAGCCACTTCCGCTTTTCGTGATCCAGCTGCAGTGGCAGGGGCTCGGGTTAAATGATAAACTGATACGAAAAGCAACAAACTTTGCGAAAACAGCCATAAAAAAAGAAAGATGTAGGCGAAGCTAAATCATGTAGCCTATCCCAAATAATTCAATTAGAAATCGTTATTGGGGTTTAGATGGATTTTTTGTAAAATTTGTTGCTCCTCACACAAAGAGATAAATAGGCAATATGGTTTTTGAGTTATTTCTTACTTTGTATTTAGAAATCCAAATTTTATCGTTAGGAAAAGAGTACAAAGTCATTCAGGTCGAGGGTTTTATTCCTATTCGAAAAGCCGCAATCTTTGCGAAAATAATCCATCAAATTAATGCTCCAGTTGAATAAGGTGTGATCATTATGAAGCAGTATTATCCTAAAAAAGGAAGAGTAATTCTTCACGTAGATATGAATAGTTTTTATGCATCTGTTGAAATGACATTCGATCCTACGTTAAAAGGCAAACCGCTGGCGATTGCTGGTAATCCTGAGGAAAGGAAAGGGATTATTGTCACCTGTAGCTATGAGGCAAGAAAGTTTGGCGTGAAAACGACTATGCCTTTATGGGAGGCCAAAAAAAAATGCCCACAACTGATAATAATGAGGCCTAATTTCGATCGTTATCGTCAAGCTTCAACGGGGATGTTTGATTTACTGCGACAATACACAGAGCTGGTTGAACCGGTTTCAATCGATGAAGGTTATATGGACATATCAGATTGTTATGAACTAGGGAATCCGCTTCAAATCGCGCAGTCTATTCAATCGAGAATTTTAGAACAGTTAGACTTACCTTGTAGTATTGGCCTTGCACCAAATAAATTTTTAGCGAAAATGGCCTCTGATATGAAAAAGCCAATGGGAATCACGATTTTAAGAAAGCGGGACATCCCTCAGATTCTTTGGCCACTTCCAGTTAGGGAGATGCATGGGGTCGGTGAAAAAACAGCTGAAAAGTTAAAAACCATCAGCGTAGGAACAATTGATGATTTGGCCCATGCAGAAGAGTTAAAGCTAAGAGCATTATTAGGAATTAACGGTACTCGCTTGAAAAAACGAGCAAACGGAGAAGATGAGAGGCGTGTGGATCCAGATTCCATCTATGATTTTAAAAGCATAGGAAATTCCATGACCTTGCCTAAAGATATTGCCAATCAACAGGAATTACTACGTCATCTTCATCTATTAGCTGGAAAAGTAGCTCTCCGCCTTCAGAATAAAGAATTGGTAGCTAAATCACTTTCCATTTCAATTCGGTTTAAAAATCGAAATACTATTACTCGAAGCAAAAAACTAGCACAGTATATCTTTAAAAAAGAAGACATTTTTACTAGTGCTAAAGACCTTTTTCTCCAAAATTGGAATGGGGATTCGATTCGCTTGCTCGGTATTACGACAAATGACCTTATTGAAAAACAAGCAGCCTTTCGCCAACTCGATTTATTTTCCTACGAAGAGGAAGCAAAAGATGAGCCGCTATACAAAACCATTGAGGACCTACAAGCGAAGTTCGGAAAAGGTATTGTGCAAAAGGGAATGAAGCTTCCGCAGAAAAAAGCAGTTTCTGTAGAAGACGGAACAAGTTTTAACAAAGATTTTCTGAGAGAGAATGAGAAGAAAAGGCCATAATAAAGAGGAAATGTTAGATGACCCATTAATTTGCAACGGAAAATAAGGACTGTTACATTTAGGGAAAGACTATAAGAATATAAATAGAATGTCTTTAGAAGGGATTGTTATTATATGACTACACAACAAATTGGTGTGATTGGATTAGCGGTAATGGGGAAAAACCTTGCATGGAATATTGAGAGCAGAGGCTATACCGTTTCTGTCTATAATCGTTCAAGTGAAAAAACAGAGCAAATGATGGCGGAATCTCAAGGGAAAAATATTTTCGCAGCTCCAACCATTAAAGAATTTGTTGCTTCACTTGAAAAGCCTCGTAAAATCCTTTTAATGGTTAAAGCTGGAGCAGCAACGGATGCGACCATTGACCAGCTAACACCTTTTTTAGATCAAGGAGATATTATTATCGATGGAGGAAACACCTTTTTTGAAGATACCATTCGTCGGAATAAAAAATTAAGCAATCAAGGTTTCCACTTTATTGGAACAGGTGTGTCAGGTGGAGAAGAAGGCGCATTAACCGGTCCCTCAATTATGCCAGGTGGACAAAAAGAAGCGTATGATCTTGTCGCACCGATTTTGAAAGATATTGCTGCAAAAGTGGACGGTCAACCTTGTACAACCTATATTGGACCTGACGGGGCGGGGCATTATGTCAAGATGGTACATAATGGAATTGAATATGGAGATATGCAATTAATCGCGGAGTCGTACTTCTTAATGAAAAATGTCTTGGGTTTATCCGCTCAAGAACTGCACGAAGTATTTTCAGAATGGAATAAAGGAGAGCTCGATTCGTATCTTATTGAAATAACTGCGGATATCTTCACAAAAATGGATGATGAAACAGGTCAACCCCTTGTGGATATGATACTGGACAAAGCAGGCCAAAAAGGGACAGGGAAATGGACAAGTCAGAGTGCCTTAGATTTAGGAGTTTCTCTGCCGATTATTACAGAATCTGTTTTCGCTCGATTTATCTCGGCCATCAAAGATGAGCGTGTGAAGGCTAGTAAAATTCTTTCAGGCCCAACCCCACAAGCTTATGAGGGAGATAAACAAGCATTAATTGAATCCGTAAGAAAAGCCCTATACATGAGCAAAATATGTTCCTATGCTCAAGGGTTTGCACAAATGAAAGCTGCGTCTGATGAATATGACTGGAACTTAAGCTACGGAGAAATTGCGATGATTTTTAGAGGTGGCTGTATTATCCGAGCGCAATTTTTACAAAAAATAAAAGAAGCGTACGATCGAGAAATCCAATTACCAAATTTACTTCTTGATCCCTACTTTAAAGAGGTCGCTGAAAGTTATCAATCCTCTTTAAGAGAAGTCATTACCGTTGCGGTGAAAAATGGTGTACCGGTTCCGTCCTTCTCAGCTGCTCTCTCTTATTTTGACAGTTATCGCAGTGAGACCTTACCAGCAAACTTAATTCAAGCACAACGCGATTATTTTGGTGCACACACGTACCAACGAGTCGACAAAGAAGGAATTTTCCATACCGAATGGATGGATGATTAAGCGAAAGCCTTGTTTTGATGTGTAGAAGGTATACAGCAAGTAAATTGCACTCCAAAGCTTCAATTGGGGTGTTTTTCTAATTAGCGCTAGTATCGGTTTTCTTCGAGCAAGACAAGTAATTAGTGTTTTCCAACTGATAAATATACAAAAAAGCGCAGAAAATTTATTTTCTGCGCTTTTTAAATGTTATAAATCTTGTACTAACCTGGCTGCTTTTCGCTGATAGAAATTTTACTTTACTGTTTATCCATCAACAAGATACGAGCTGGAGATGCGTCTGTTCCTTTGATCTTTAAGGGAGCTGCAACCATAAAATATTCGCCTTCCTCAATGTCCTTTAATTGCAATCCTTCAATAATAATAATATTATTTCCCATCAAGGCTCGGTGAGTAGGATGTCCTTCTTGAGCACGTTCAATTCCTAGAGAATCAATGCCAACACCTGCAATTCCTTTATCTACTAAGAAATGAGCCGCATCCTCTGCTAGGTAGATGAAATTAAAGTTAAAGGCTTCATCATAAGAATTTTTGGTTTTTAGTAAAATGAAATCATCTTTTTCAATTGCATAGGAGGAGATATCTTGTTTAGAGATTTTTCCTTCTGTTTTTGTGATATCCAGTACTTTTACGTTTCGTACTAATTGCTGTAATTCAATCGTTTCAATCGTGTCACCATCATTAATCATATGAAGAGGGGCATCTACATGGGTTCCTGTGTGCACATCAAGTGTAATGCGGGACTCTGTCACATGGGCGCTGGTAGAGGTGGTAATTTCAGGTTGTTTTTCAGGTTTGTTTTTATACACCGGCATGCCAGAATAAATCGGTGCTGTAATATCATGAATCTTCATTTCAATCATTCCTTTCAAGCTAATTTAGCAGTTATCAACCTCAAGATTATCTATTGGCCACCAGAAAAATTGATCTTTTTCTAATAATTGATCGGATGCTTTAGGTCCCATTGATCCTGAGGCGTAGTTTGGGAATGTAGCTTCTTTTGTGTTTTCCCAGTAGTCTGAAATCTTATCGACAAAACTCCAGGATAGCCTGACTTCATCCCAGTGTGTAAAGTTCGTCGCATCTCCACGCATACAGTCGTAAATGAGTTTTTCATAAGCTTCTGGCGTATTCATACCATCGATACCCTTATTGGCGTAACTTAATTTTACGGCTTTCGTTTTTAAGTTTTCGCCAGAATGTTTGGCATTTAAGTGAAGCGTAATTCCTTCTTCAGGTTGAATATGAATGACCAATAAATTGGGTGCAAGTGGTTTTTCAGGATTATAGTACAAGTTCATTGGTATATCTTTAAACTGAACGACGATCTTGGTTGCTTTTGAGCCCATTCTCTTACCCGTTCGAATATAAAACGGAACGCCTGCCCAACGGAAATTGTCGATCATGATTTTCCCTGAAACAAACGTCTCTGTATTGGATTGAGGGTCGACGTTGCTTCCTTCACGGTAGCCAGGTAATTCATTTCCTTGTATGCTTCCTGAGTCGTATTGACCTCGTACGAAATAGTCTTCGATTTCTTCACCTGCGACAGGACGTAGCGAGCGGAACACTCTTACTTTTTCGCTTCGAATTTCTTCTGTCGTTAAGGAAATAGGTGGCTCCATCGCAAGAAGTGAAACCATTTGGAGCATATGGTTTTGTACCATATCACGAAGAGCACCACTTTTTTCGTAGTAGCCACCTCGTTCTTCGACACCGAGTGTTTCACTCGAAGTGATTTGGATATTGGATATGTATCGGCTATTCCAAAGCGGTTCAAATAATGCGTTAGAAAAACGAATCACTTCGATATTCTGAACCATGTCTTTTCCTAAGTAATGGTCAATCCGATAAATTTCATCCTCTGAAAACGATTCTCGAATTTGAGAGTTTAATTTTTCGGCAGAAGGAAGGTCGTGACCAAAAGGCTTTTCAATGACCAATCGGTGATATCCCGCTGTATCTGTTAATCCTTCAGATTTTAAGTGATCTGTAATTGTGCCGAAAAATTCTGGTGCCATCGCTAAGTAAAAAATGCGGTTTCCGTTTAGAGTATATTTGGAATCTAATTCATCTGACAGCTTTTTTAATTCAATATAAGAATCTGAATTTGAAACATCGTTTGGTTGGTAATAAAAGTGGGAAACAAATTCTTCAAGATTGTCCACATCCCCGATGGAAGTCAAAACAGAATCTTTTACATGAGATTGGAAGGTTTCGTGCGTCCATTCACGACGTGCAACCCCGACAACTGCAAATTGTTCAGAGATCTTTCCTTTTCGATATAAATGATAGAGGGAAGGAATGAGCTTTCTTTTGGCTAAGTCTCCAGTGGCACCAAAAATCATAATCAGACTAGCCGGCGTTTCGGTATTGTTCACAATTAGGACCTCACTTTGTTTTCATCGTTATACTTTTAGAAAAAATCTCCTAGTGTTATTTAGAAAGAAACCTCTTTACAAGTTCAATATTCTAGCGGTTTCCCGACTTCGTTGCAACCAATATGCAATACAGCTTACGAAATGAGGGATAAGGATTTTATGAAATATTTTATTGTTAATATTTCATAAAATCCTTGATATCTAAATAAACTCTATAATATGATGATTATAGTAGAACAAGGAGGAATGAAGGGTGACAATTATTCTAAAAAACATCTCAAAAACTTATTTATCGGGAGACGTTCAGGTTCAGGCCTTAAAAAAGGTTGATTTACAAGTACAGGAACAATCGATTTCGGTTATTCTTGGACCCTCTGGATCGGGGAAAAGTACGCTAGTTAATATTATTGGCGGAATTGATCAGAGTGATTCAGGAGAAATATTGGTTTTTGAACAATCACTACATAAAATGAAAGAAAAAGAACTAACAAAATATCGACGAGATTTTGTTGGGTTTATTTTTCAATCCTATAATTTAATTCCCACCTTAACGGTAAAAGAAAATGTAGAAATTGGAGCAGAGGTTAGTTTATCACCACTGGACATCGATGAAGTTTTAGGCAAAGTGGGGATGCTACATCATGTTCATAAATACCCTCACCAATTGAGTGGAGGAGAACAGCAACGTGTAGCGATTGCTCGTGCTCTTGTTAAAAACCCAAAGATATTATTATGTGATGAACCAACGGGGGCACTTGATGAGGACACCGGAAAAAAAATTTTATGTCTTCTTCAAGAAATCAATCAAAAATATCAAACGACGATTATGATTATCACTCACAATCCTGGTTTAGCGGAAATGGCGAATGTGATTGTAAAAATGAAAAGCGGCGAAGTAATCTCTATAGAAGAGAATGAACAACCGATTGACGCTGAGAAGGTGAAATGGGTATGAAAAAGCTACCAAAAAGCGTGCTGAAGGATATTCTTTCTAGCAAATTGCAGTATGGTGGTGTGATTTTGCTTATTCTTTTGTCTGTTCTATTATATGTGATGTTGAGTGCATCACTGAGTGCAGTAGAAAACAGCAATGAACAATTTAAAACAGAATATGCTCAGGAGGATTTTCATTTTTATGTCGCCACAGCGTTAAATGATGAGGATTTGTTGGAGCTTGAGGCGGAATATGATGTTATGTTAGAAAAACGACTCAGCTATGATATGTCGTTGGAAGATGAAAAAGTGTTGCGTGTGTTCTCGGTGCCAAATCGGGTGAACACTCCCTATTTACAGGAAGGAACTTTACCTGGAAATAGAAATGAAATTGCGCTGTCTGCAACGTTTGCCGACAGCAATTCTTATTCAATCGGTGAATCTATTTCAATTGAAGGAGAAGGCAGAATCATTACAGGACTTGTCTATATTCCAGATTATATTTATTCTCTTAAAAATGAGTCGGCCCTGATTAATGATCCGGCCGCTTTTGGAGTGGGACTTTTACCGGAAGAAGCATTTGAAGAGGTTGCTCAGCCGAGTGTGTATTATCTCGGTAAATGGGATAATAAGGAAGGAGAGAGAGCTCTTCAAAAAGCAGTTTCACTCTTGTCGCCTATTATTAAGTGGACCAATGCCCAAGATAATCCTAGAATTTCTTATATTGAAACAGAAATTAAAAGTACCAAGTCCTTTGCCACTGTTTTTCCACTGTTCATCTCTGTTATCGCTGTGATGATGGTGGTGATTTTGGTGAAACGACGGTTAGAATCACAGAAAAAACAAATTGGAACTCAATTAGCACTGGGCTACCAATCAAGAGAATTAACGAAAGCTTATTTATTATATCCGCTAGTAATTGGTATTCTAGGTTCGACAATCGGTTTAGTTTTCGGTTTGCTTTTGTCTGTACCTATGACGAATATGTACACATATTACTTTAATCTCCCGGTTCTTTCTCGTTGGACACTCACGCCCATTCAGTACATGGGTGCTTTGATAATTCCGTCCCTGCTCCTTATTTTAGTCGGTTATGTTGTCATTCGTAAATATGTGAATATTCTTCCTATTAGACTGATAAAACCACTCGCTAAGCAGAGTGCAGAGGGGAGA from Bacillus sp. 2205SS5-2 includes the following:
- a CDS encoding cyclase family protein codes for the protein MKIHDITAPIYSGMPVYKNKPEKQPEITTSTSAHVTESRITLDVHTGTHVDAPLHMINDGDTIETIELQQLVRNVKVLDITKTEGKISKQDISSYAIEKDDFILLKTKNSYDEAFNFNFIYLAEDAAHFLVDKGIAGVGIDSLGIERAQEGHPTHRALMGNNIIIIEGLQLKDIEEGEYFMVAAPLKIKGTDASPARILLMDKQ
- the zwf gene encoding glucose-6-phosphate dehydrogenase; translated protein: MNNTETPASLIMIFGATGDLAKRKLIPSLYHLYRKGKISEQFAVVGVARREWTHETFQSHVKDSVLTSIGDVDNLEEFVSHFYYQPNDVSNSDSYIELKKLSDELDSKYTLNGNRIFYLAMAPEFFGTITDHLKSEGLTDTAGYHRLVIEKPFGHDLPSAEKLNSQIRESFSEDEIYRIDHYLGKDMVQNIEVIRFSNALFEPLWNSRYISNIQITSSETLGVEERGGYYEKSGALRDMVQNHMLQMVSLLAMEPPISLTTEEIRSEKVRVFRSLRPVAGEEIEDYFVRGQYDSGSIQGNELPGYREGSNVDPQSNTETFVSGKIMIDNFRWAGVPFYIRTGKRMGSKATKIVVQFKDIPMNLYYNPEKPLAPNLLVIHIQPEEGITLHLNAKHSGENLKTKAVKLSYANKGIDGMNTPEAYEKLIYDCMRGDATNFTHWDEVRLSWSFVDKISDYWENTKEATFPNYASGSMGPKASDQLLEKDQFFWWPIDNLEVDNC
- the gndA gene encoding NADP-dependent phosphogluconate dehydrogenase → MTTQQIGVIGLAVMGKNLAWNIESRGYTVSVYNRSSEKTEQMMAESQGKNIFAAPTIKEFVASLEKPRKILLMVKAGAATDATIDQLTPFLDQGDIIIDGGNTFFEDTIRRNKKLSNQGFHFIGTGVSGGEEGALTGPSIMPGGQKEAYDLVAPILKDIAAKVDGQPCTTYIGPDGAGHYVKMVHNGIEYGDMQLIAESYFLMKNVLGLSAQELHEVFSEWNKGELDSYLIEITADIFTKMDDETGQPLVDMILDKAGQKGTGKWTSQSALDLGVSLPIITESVFARFISAIKDERVKASKILSGPTPQAYEGDKQALIESVRKALYMSKICSYAQGFAQMKAASDEYDWNLSYGEIAMIFRGGCIIRAQFLQKIKEAYDREIQLPNLLLDPYFKEVAESYQSSLREVITVAVKNGVPVPSFSAALSYFDSYRSETLPANLIQAQRDYFGAHTYQRVDKEGIFHTEWMDD
- a CDS encoding ABC transporter ATP-binding protein yields the protein MTIILKNISKTYLSGDVQVQALKKVDLQVQEQSISVILGPSGSGKSTLVNIIGGIDQSDSGEILVFEQSLHKMKEKELTKYRRDFVGFIFQSYNLIPTLTVKENVEIGAEVSLSPLDIDEVLGKVGMLHHVHKYPHQLSGGEQQRVAIARALVKNPKILLCDEPTGALDEDTGKKILCLLQEINQKYQTTIMIITHNPGLAEMANVIVKMKSGEVISIEENEQPIDAEKVKWV
- a CDS encoding ABC transporter permease, which codes for MKKLPKSVLKDILSSKLQYGGVILLILLSVLLYVMLSASLSAVENSNEQFKTEYAQEDFHFYVATALNDEDLLELEAEYDVMLEKRLSYDMSLEDEKVLRVFSVPNRVNTPYLQEGTLPGNRNEIALSATFADSNSYSIGESISIEGEGRIITGLVYIPDYIYSLKNESALINDPAAFGVGLLPEEAFEEVAQPSVYYLGKWDNKEGERALQKAVSLLSPIIKWTNAQDNPRISYIETEIKSTKSFATVFPLFISVIAVMMVVILVKRRLESQKKQIGTQLALGYQSRELTKAYLLYPLVIGILGSTIGLVFGLLLSVPMTNMYTYYFNLPVLSRWTLTPIQYMGALIIPSLLLILVGYVVIRKYVNILPIRLIKPLAKQSAEGRFHFSFTKIKKFSTRFRLRMLSKNFGRILYLTLGILFATMLLMYGFISMNSIDTLMTKTYKEGLNYEYGVYYQELKQSSDSSEDVFTISEAEVIEVNRKGEWYSVSDQRLQLFGLDRQTDSISLKNSNNESLKDQLEEGLIINKVVAYALGVEVGDQLSLKLTASSREETIKVAGIAELYAGSSVYMQRSTLNAWNDFSENSYMGKWTQEEPVAKEGIYQIENKQELMQSLENMMGPMRYSLLIMSGLAFLIGLIIITLITNLIVEENITSISLLKVIGYEDKTVSHWMLNIYTPVVIISYGLGVPSALLSIDALMKSLAKETNYALPVAITPGLFIIGFLIIFGAYWASLWISKRKLKRVSLQEVLKRQEA
- a CDS encoding DNA polymerase IV — translated: MKQYYPKKGRVILHVDMNSFYASVEMTFDPTLKGKPLAIAGNPEERKGIIVTCSYEARKFGVKTTMPLWEAKKKCPQLIIMRPNFDRYRQASTGMFDLLRQYTELVEPVSIDEGYMDISDCYELGNPLQIAQSIQSRILEQLDLPCSIGLAPNKFLAKMASDMKKPMGITILRKRDIPQILWPLPVREMHGVGEKTAEKLKTISVGTIDDLAHAEELKLRALLGINGTRLKKRANGEDERRVDPDSIYDFKSIGNSMTLPKDIANQQELLRHLHLLAGKVALRLQNKELVAKSLSISIRFKNRNTITRSKKLAQYIFKKEDIFTSAKDLFLQNWNGDSIRLLGITTNDLIEKQAAFRQLDLFSYEEEAKDEPLYKTIEDLQAKFGKGIVQKGMKLPQKKAVSVEDGTSFNKDFLRENEKKRP